In Lacrimispora indolis DSM 755, a genomic segment contains:
- a CDS encoding galactose/methyl galactoside ABC transporter permease MglC, which translates to MQTKKVNIKDFLINNGIIVVLIMLAIFTAIKQPTFGSPDNLKNIALNVAPRFIIACGVSGCLITRGTDLSAGRMVGLSACLAGTLLQKPGYSGKFFPNLPDFGIWWVFVVLLICIAVCAIFGLINGMVVSFLQVPAFIGTLGMQLIVYGVCLVYTNATPIGGYRAAYTEVAKGRLFNVIPYLFLIALAIGLVIWFVYNKTPHGKYMYAIGGNEQAAEVSGVNTKKTKIIIYVTAAALYALGGFLVGAKSGGSSVNMGMGWELEAIAACTIGGVSVNGGIGKVSGVLIGVLVFEILKTCLQYLGVDTNYQYIAQGIVIVVAIALDIRKYIAKK; encoded by the coding sequence AAGCAGCCGACTTTTGGCTCACCTGATAACTTAAAAAACATTGCCTTGAACGTGGCGCCCCGTTTCATCATTGCCTGCGGCGTATCCGGCTGTCTGATTACAAGAGGTACCGACCTTTCTGCCGGACGTATGGTAGGACTTTCGGCCTGTCTTGCTGGTACTTTGCTTCAGAAACCGGGATACAGCGGAAAATTCTTCCCAAATCTTCCTGACTTCGGTATCTGGTGGGTATTCGTTGTACTGTTAATCTGTATCGCCGTCTGCGCAATTTTTGGTCTGATCAACGGTATGGTGGTTTCTTTCCTTCAGGTTCCGGCCTTTATCGGAACTCTGGGCATGCAGCTGATCGTTTACGGCGTATGCCTTGTTTATACCAATGCAACCCCTATCGGAGGTTACCGCGCGGCTTATACGGAGGTGGCAAAGGGCAGGCTTTTTAATGTGATTCCTTACTTATTTTTAATTGCCCTTGCTATTGGGCTTGTGATCTGGTTTGTTTATAACAAGACACCTCACGGCAAATACATGTACGCCATCGGCGGAAACGAGCAGGCAGCAGAGGTGTCCGGCGTTAATACGAAGAAAACAAAAATCATCATTTATGTAACAGCAGCAGCCCTTTATGCATTGGGAGGCTTCCTTGTAGGTGCGAAGTCCGGCGGTTCCTCAGTTAACATGGGAATGGGCTGGGAGCTGGAAGCCATTGCAGCATGTACCATTGGAGGCGTTTCTGTAAACGGCGGTATTGGTAAGGTGTCCGGCGTTCTCATCGGAGTCCTGGTATTTGAAATCTTAAAGACTTGTCTGCAGTACCTGGGCGTTGATACCAACTATCAGTATATTGCACAGGGAATCGTTATTGTAGTTGCGATTGCTCTGGATATCAGAAAATATATTGCAAAGAAGTAG
- a CDS encoding CYTH domain-containing protein, translated as MEIERKYLISRPPAGYTAYPHHFIEQGYLSTEPVVRIRREDDTFYLTYKSKGLLEREEYNLPLTQESYEHLIKKADGHILTKKRYLIPLKGSGHLTIELDVFEGRFQGLMLAEVEFPDREEAENFIPPSWFGEDVTFSGEYQNSRLSRLP; from the coding sequence ATGGAAATAGAACGCAAATATCTCATTTCCCGGCCGCCGGCCGGTTACACCGCCTATCCCCATCATTTCATAGAGCAGGGGTATCTCTCTACAGAGCCTGTGGTCCGCATCCGCAGAGAAGATGATACCTTCTACCTTACCTACAAATCAAAGGGGCTTTTAGAACGGGAGGAATACAATCTTCCTTTGACCCAGGAATCCTATGAGCACCTGATCAAAAAAGCGGACGGCCACATCCTCACGAAAAAACGGTACTTAATTCCTCTGAAAGGCTCCGGTCACCTTACCATAGAACTGGATGTCTTTGAAGGACGCTTTCAAGGACTTATGCTGGCCGAAGTGGAATTCCCTGACAGAGAAGAAGCAGAAAACTTTATCCCGCCCTCCTGGTTCGGGGAAGATGTAACGTTTTCAGGAGAATATCAAAACAGCCGGCTGAGCAGACTTCCATAG
- a CDS encoding galactose ABC transporter substrate-binding protein, with protein sequence MKRLSEGIFLFFLIVWTAFPLYGCAPREEIKETSARESSASEAGTEGVPEKTGPKIGVSIYRYDDTFMKLYRLELKQYLEETYHAEVVMRNAGGDQKEQDKQVDQFITDGCDGIIINPVEMTAAGELADACSKAGIPLVFINREPKEEEQKRWQDKHMAVSCIGTDSRQAGTYQGEIILETPDKGDLNGDGVVSYAMLVGEEGNEDSRYRTEYSIKALEEGGMKTKELFSGNGNWNKDEGKKLAQEALASYGSRIEVIFCNNDSMANGALEAVEEAGRVPGKDIYLVGVDALQDTVKYIKEGKITGTVLNDHEGQSRTAADTLMKMIDGEDVDVRYLVDYIKVTAISTFHTLKGED encoded by the coding sequence ATGAAACGGTTAAGTGAAGGGATTTTTTTGTTTTTTCTGATCGTCTGGACCGCTTTCCCTCTTTATGGCTGCGCTCCCCGGGAGGAGATAAAAGAAACCAGTGCCAGGGAAAGCTCGGCATCGGAAGCAGGCACAGAAGGGGTACCTGAGAAAACAGGCCCTAAGATCGGGGTGAGCATATACCGCTATGACGATACGTTCATGAAGCTGTACCGTCTGGAGCTGAAGCAGTATCTGGAAGAAACCTACCATGCGGAGGTAGTCATGCGCAATGCCGGTGGAGACCAGAAAGAGCAGGACAAGCAGGTGGATCAGTTTATTACAGACGGCTGCGACGGGATCATTATAAATCCAGTAGAGATGACGGCTGCAGGAGAGCTTGCAGACGCCTGCAGCAAGGCAGGGATTCCATTGGTTTTTATTAACCGGGAGCCAAAAGAAGAGGAACAGAAACGGTGGCAGGACAAGCACATGGCAGTGTCTTGCATTGGAACAGATTCCAGGCAGGCTGGAACCTATCAGGGAGAAATTATTTTAGAAACGCCTGATAAGGGGGATTTAAACGGTGATGGAGTGGTGTCCTATGCCATGCTGGTGGGGGAGGAAGGCAATGAGGACAGCCGTTACCGGACGGAGTATTCCATTAAAGCCCTGGAAGAAGGAGGGATGAAAACGAAAGAACTGTTTTCCGGCAATGGAAACTGGAACAAGGATGAAGGCAAAAAGCTGGCACAGGAGGCGCTGGCTTCTTACGGAAGCCGGATAGAGGTGATCTTCTGCAACAATGATTCCATGGCAAACGGTGCCCTGGAAGCCGTGGAAGAGGCGGGACGTGTGCCTGGTAAGGATATTTACCTGGTGGGGGTGGATGCCCTTCAGGACACGGTAAAGTATATTAAAGAGGGAAAAATAACCGGCACTGTTTTAAATGATCATGAGGGACAATCCCGGACTGCCGCTGATACTCTGATGAAAATGATTGACGGGGAAGATGTGGACGTACGGTATCTGGTGGATTATATCAAGGTCACTGCAATCAGTACCTTTCATACGCTAAAAGGAGAGGATTAA
- a CDS encoding DJ-1 family glyoxalase III, whose product MGKVYAFLADGSEEVELLAVVDILKRGGQEVSLVSVTGKRDVISAHQIKIQADFEFSEVNCKDADVLFLPGGMPGTRNLGAHTGLLNALKEANRENRRIGAICAAPSILGNLGILEGKKATCFPGFEPELKGAVYTKQGVVTDGNITTARGLGYALDMGIELLALMTDEKLARQIKEAIQYDHISV is encoded by the coding sequence ATGGGAAAAGTATATGCGTTTTTAGCTGACGGATCAGAGGAAGTGGAGTTATTGGCAGTTGTGGATATTTTAAAAAGGGGAGGCCAGGAGGTGTCCCTTGTTTCCGTCACCGGAAAACGGGATGTAATAAGTGCCCATCAGATAAAGATCCAGGCGGATTTTGAATTCTCGGAAGTAAACTGCAAGGATGCCGATGTTCTGTTTCTGCCCGGCGGAATGCCTGGGACCAGGAATTTGGGGGCCCATACAGGGCTGTTAAATGCGTTAAAGGAAGCCAATAGAGAGAACAGGAGAATAGGGGCCATCTGTGCGGCTCCAAGCATTTTAGGAAATCTTGGAATTTTGGAAGGGAAAAAGGCAACCTGTTTTCCCGGCTTTGAACCAGAGCTAAAGGGAGCCGTGTACACAAAACAGGGGGTTGTTACCGATGGAAATATAACCACCGCCAGGGGACTGGGCTATGCGCTGGATATGGGAATCGAGCTTCTTGCCCTTATGACGGATGAAAAACTTGCCCGCCAGATAAAGGAGGCAATCCAGTACGACCATATTTCTGTTTAA
- a CDS encoding extracellular solute-binding protein — protein sequence MKKKWILPVMAAAFISLLSGCDKKNPYGLSEKDPVTITIWHYYNGVQKEEFDRLVQEFNESEGRGTGIIVKAFNKGSIDELSALVNDSIEKKIGSEPLPDVFSAYVDKVYEVDQMGLAADLSNYLTSEELSEYVDAYIEEGRFDSTGAIKVFPIAKSTEILTVNKTDWDKFAEATGVTEEALSTWEGITRVAEIYYKWTDSLTETPDDGKAFFGRDAFANYMIIGSFQLGHEIFKVKDGKTILDFDRQTMRKLWDNYYVPYVNGYFGSYGKFRSDDVKTGQLAAFVGATSGIAYFPTSVTLEDGTNYAIESKLYPLPNFEGAVSCAVQQGAGMMVFKSEEKREYAATLFLKWFTSVEHNMEFAVGSGYLPVKKAAGNQELLKPFLAEAGENSTVSQNLLIGLDTANQYRLYTSKPFKGGDRARGVLNSTMALKAKEDYNEVCTLMGQGVKRENAVANFLTEENFDNWYRDTMGQLEAIVGE from the coding sequence ATGAAAAAGAAATGGATATTGCCGGTCATGGCGGCTGCTTTCATCAGCCTGCTTTCCGGCTGTGATAAGAAAAATCCATATGGACTGTCAGAAAAGGATCCGGTCACCATTACCATCTGGCATTATTACAATGGTGTTCAGAAGGAAGAATTTGACCGCCTGGTGCAGGAATTCAATGAAAGCGAAGGACGAGGAACGGGGATCATTGTCAAGGCATTTAACAAGGGAAGTATTGACGAGTTAAGCGCTCTGGTCAATGACAGCATTGAAAAGAAGATCGGATCAGAGCCTCTGCCTGACGTATTTTCCGCCTACGTGGATAAAGTGTACGAAGTGGATCAGATGGGTTTGGCGGCGGATTTAAGCAACTATCTGACTTCTGAGGAATTATCGGAATATGTGGATGCTTACATAGAAGAAGGCAGGTTTGACAGCACAGGGGCCATCAAGGTGTTTCCTATAGCAAAATCCACCGAGATCCTCACTGTGAACAAGACGGACTGGGATAAGTTTGCAGAGGCAACGGGCGTGACGGAGGAAGCACTTTCCACCTGGGAAGGGATCACCCGGGTGGCGGAGATCTATTATAAATGGACGGACAGCCTAACAGAGACGCCGGATGACGGAAAAGCCTTTTTTGGAAGGGATGCCTTTGCCAATTATATGATCATCGGCAGCTTTCAGCTTGGCCATGAGATTTTTAAGGTAAAGGATGGAAAAACCATTCTGGATTTTGACAGGCAGACTATGCGGAAGCTGTGGGATAACTATTATGTTCCCTATGTGAACGGATACTTTGGGTCCTATGGAAAATTCCGGAGTGATGATGTGAAGACAGGCCAGCTGGCGGCATTTGTCGGGGCCACCAGCGGAATTGCTTATTTTCCTACCTCAGTGACACTTGAAGATGGGACCAACTACGCCATAGAAAGCAAGCTCTACCCTTTGCCCAATTTTGAGGGAGCCGTGTCCTGTGCCGTTCAGCAGGGGGCCGGTATGATGGTGTTTAAATCTGAGGAAAAGCGGGAGTATGCGGCAACCCTTTTCTTAAAATGGTTTACCAGTGTGGAACATAACATGGAATTTGCCGTTGGCTCCGGTTATCTTCCGGTTAAGAAAGCGGCCGGGAACCAGGAACTGCTGAAGCCCTTCCTGGCGGAAGCCGGTGAAAACAGCACCGTATCACAGAATCTTTTGATCGGCCTTGATACGGCCAATCAGTACAGGCTTTACACCTCAAAACCTTTTAAAGGAGGCGACCGTGCCAGAGGCGTGCTGAATTCCACAATGGCTTTAAAGGCAAAGGAAGATTACAATGAGGTATGCACTCTCATGGGTCAGGGAGTTAAGAGAGAAAATGCAGTTGCAAATTTTTTGACAGAGGAGAATTTTGATAACTGGTACAGGGATACGATGGGGCAGTTGGAAGCGATTGTCGGAGAATAA
- a CDS encoding bifunctional diguanylate cyclase/phosphodiesterase, with amino-acid sequence MKNKRSESIRTQLLGPLLILLVLQAAVIAGLVLFGGVSIKLKNNEIHILSENTENTKLGLEKETFHHWVVMFNNSDFITAGIQQVLDEEKRRSGDISTDYVLNRKIVDKIMEKSIEMLHLSHATGVFMVLNGPAAKNSPVEMKAGFYVRNSNSGGYLKDNSSLLMERGLPSIAEKYDIPLDSFWELGFQESEDSKASTFYKKPYLMAVQNQAAPEDFMKFAYLSPPFRLSPRDMPVITYSIPIILEDGTIAGVYGLEMTLNQLEQILGDDQTNGSFEECWLLGIRNKETRTIVPVAYSGYLYNQYFNERPRINYEDNEEENISQLRSSEGTRWYASIRSLDVYGNNSPFEKEEWVLAGIARQKDLLSFYNAIRRMLLSSMVVPLIFSLLGAFVIGKIMTEPIRRLVAELRGKSGSRGLSLKRVHIREIDELTETIEQLNQDVERASSKISSILEHANIPIGVFEYEEEGERVFCSRSLFEMLGWGHLEEPYCYIKTEKFKKYMERTFTGIKIKGDRIFQCLESPEGTRWVEFILDESKKGTILGVCSDVTADVVEKEKLERERNYDLLTDLYNRRAFREQVEAAIKKQKKKFSALVMWDLDNLKYINDTYGHDEGDRYIVLFAGCLKIFSERGGIVARYSGDEFVTFLEADEKDEIRKKVREFMKHIQKFSLNTEEGYRFPIRVSGGLSWYPDDAGDFETLFNYADFAMYMVKHSVKGIVKEFDLKEYTHNSYMLAGSEELNRMLDKKEVRFAFQPIASRDGEIYGYELLMRPDFVNMKGISEVLNLARAQAKLPQMETLTWFAGLRAVMAEIEAGQLGPDEKLFINSIASVCLTEEEQAELEESYGELLHRIVIEMTEGEPASHDFMERKIDMARQWKGQVAIDDFGTGYNSETILLRMRPDIIKVDINLVKRIHEDPNRQIILRNLLDYAKQNDTKVLAEGVETPEELEFLMDCGVSLFQGYYIARPQMEIRPLDPYIVKRMQEFSGKT; translated from the coding sequence ATGAAAAATAAGAGAAGTGAATCCATTCGCACCCAGCTGCTGGGGCCATTGCTCATCCTTCTGGTCCTGCAGGCGGCGGTCATTGCGGGACTGGTGCTGTTTGGCGGAGTTTCTATTAAATTAAAAAATAATGAAATCCATATATTAAGTGAAAATACGGAAAACACAAAGCTGGGCCTGGAAAAGGAAACCTTTCACCATTGGGTCGTCATGTTTAATAATTCCGATTTCATTACTGCCGGTATCCAGCAGGTGCTGGATGAAGAGAAGCGCCGTTCCGGGGATATTTCTACGGATTATGTGCTGAACAGGAAAATCGTTGATAAGATCATGGAAAAGTCCATAGAAATGCTACATTTGAGCCACGCTACGGGGGTTTTTATGGTCTTAAACGGCCCGGCGGCCAAAAACAGTCCGGTTGAAATGAAAGCGGGCTTTTACGTGAGGAATTCCAACTCAGGAGGATACTTAAAAGATAATTCTTCTCTCCTGATGGAAAGAGGGCTGCCATCCATAGCAGAAAAGTATGATATTCCCTTGGATTCCTTTTGGGAGCTTGGTTTTCAGGAAAGCGAGGACAGCAAAGCCTCCACTTTTTATAAAAAGCCATATCTCATGGCAGTGCAGAATCAGGCGGCACCGGAGGATTTCATGAAATTCGCCTACTTAAGCCCTCCTTTCCGTTTAAGCCCCAGGGATATGCCGGTCATAACCTATTCCATTCCAATTATTCTTGAGGACGGCACCATTGCGGGAGTGTATGGGCTGGAAATGACGTTAAACCAGCTGGAACAGATCCTTGGAGATGACCAGACAAACGGCAGCTTTGAGGAGTGCTGGCTTTTGGGCATCAGGAACAAGGAGACAAGGACCATTGTGCCTGTAGCCTATTCCGGATACCTGTATAACCAGTATTTTAATGAAAGACCAAGGATCAATTATGAGGATAATGAGGAAGAGAACATCAGCCAGCTGAGGTCTTCGGAAGGGACCAGATGGTATGCCAGCATAAGAAGCCTTGATGTCTATGGAAATAACAGTCCCTTTGAAAAAGAAGAGTGGGTATTGGCAGGTATTGCACGCCAAAAGGATCTGCTTTCCTTTTATAATGCCATACGGCGCATGCTTTTGAGCTCCATGGTGGTGCCTCTTATATTCAGCCTGTTAGGAGCGTTTGTCATAGGGAAAATTATGACAGAACCCATCCGCAGACTGGTTGCGGAGTTAAGAGGCAAGTCGGGAAGCAGGGGGCTTTCACTTAAGAGAGTACATATCAGGGAAATCGATGAACTGACGGAAACCATTGAACAATTAAACCAGGATGTGGAGAGGGCATCGTCAAAGATTTCCAGCATTCTGGAGCATGCCAATATCCCCATCGGCGTATTTGAATACGAGGAGGAGGGGGAGCGTGTATTCTGCAGCCGGTCTTTGTTTGAGATGCTGGGCTGGGGTCATTTGGAGGAACCCTACTGTTATATAAAAACGGAAAAATTCAAAAAATACATGGAACGGACCTTTACCGGAATTAAAATAAAAGGGGACCGTATCTTTCAGTGCCTGGAAAGTCCGGAGGGGACCAGGTGGGTAGAATTTATTCTGGATGAATCCAAAAAAGGGACGATTTTAGGTGTGTGCTCGGATGTGACTGCGGACGTAGTAGAGAAGGAAAAACTGGAGAGGGAAAGAAATTATGACCTGCTGACAGATCTCTACAACCGGAGGGCATTCCGGGAGCAGGTGGAGGCTGCAATCAAGAAGCAGAAAAAGAAGTTCTCCGCACTTGTGATGTGGGATCTGGATAATTTAAAATATATTAACGATACGTACGGACACGACGAAGGCGACCGGTACATTGTCTTGTTTGCCGGCTGCTTAAAGATATTTTCAGAAAGAGGAGGAATTGTCGCCAGATATTCAGGAGATGAATTTGTCACCTTTCTGGAAGCGGATGAAAAGGATGAAATCAGGAAAAAAGTCCGGGAATTCATGAAACACATTCAAAAATTCAGCTTAAACACAGAAGAAGGATACCGGTTTCCCATCCGCGTATCAGGAGGGCTTTCCTGGTATCCGGATGATGCCGGGGACTTTGAAACGCTGTTTAATTATGCGGATTTTGCCATGTACATGGTAAAGCACAGCGTAAAGGGTATCGTAAAGGAGTTTGATCTTAAGGAGTATACCCATAATTCCTATATGCTTGCCGGCAGCGAGGAGCTTAACCGGATGCTGGATAAAAAAGAAGTTCGTTTTGCCTTTCAGCCAATTGCATCAAGGGATGGAGAGATATACGGATATGAGCTGCTGATGCGTCCGGATTTTGTAAATATGAAGGGGATCAGCGAGGTCTTAAATCTGGCAAGGGCCCAGGCAAAGCTTCCTCAGATGGAAACGCTCACCTGGTTTGCAGGCCTTAGAGCCGTTATGGCGGAGATAGAGGCCGGCCAGCTGGGACCTGATGAAAAGCTGTTTATAAATTCTATTGCCAGCGTCTGTTTGACGGAAGAAGAGCAGGCCGAGCTGGAAGAAAGCTATGGAGAGCTGCTTCACCGGATCGTCATTGAAATGACGGAAGGAGAACCGGCGAGCCATGATTTCATGGAGCGTAAGATCGATATGGCCAGACAGTGGAAGGGGCAGGTGGCTATTGATGATTTCGGCACAGGGTATAACAGCGAGACTATTCTCCTTCGCATGAGGCCGGACATCATTAAGGTGGATATCAATCTGGTAAAACGGATCCACGAAGATCCCAACCGCCAGATTATTTTAAGGAACCTTTTGGACTATGCAAAACAAAATGACACCAAGGTTCTGGCAGAGGGTGTGGAAACTCCGGAAGAGCTGGAATTTCTCATGGATTGCGGGGTTTCCCTGTTCCAGGGATACTATATTGCCAGGCCGCAAATGGAGATCAGACCTCTTGACCCCTACATTGTGAAACGAATGCAGGAGTTTTCAGGAAAAACCTGA
- the tig gene encoding trigger factor gives MSLQVEKLEKNMAKLTVEVSAEEFDKALTAAYNKNKGRFNIPGFRKGKAPQAMIEKMYGAGVLYEDAVNEALDATYGGAAEESGLDIVSRPEIDIVQVEKGKTLIYTATVAVKPEVTLGEYKGIEVTKASAEVTEEDIDAELKKVQEQNSRLITVEDRAVEDGDQTVIDFEGFVDGKAFEGGKGEDYPLTIGSHSFIDTFEEQLIGKSIGEECEINVTFPNEYHATDLAGKPALFKVTVKEIKRKELPELNDEFASEVSEFETLEEYKKDISEKVSLNKEKAAATENEDRVVEKVVENSVMDIPEPMIDSQVNNMVNDYARRMQSQGLSLDQYMKFTGMTLQSLKEQMKPQAIKRIQTRLVLEAVVKAENITASDEAVEKEIASMAEAYKMEASLVKESLGESGIQQMKEDLAVQEAVDFLVAEAKLV, from the coding sequence ATGAGTTTACAAGTAGAAAAATTAGAAAAGAACATGGCAAAATTAACGGTAGAAGTGTCAGCGGAGGAGTTTGATAAGGCTCTTACCGCAGCTTACAATAAGAATAAGGGCAGATTCAACATCCCTGGTTTCAGGAAAGGGAAAGCTCCTCAGGCCATGATTGAGAAGATGTACGGAGCAGGCGTTTTATATGAGGACGCAGTAAATGAGGCTCTTGATGCAACATATGGCGGCGCAGCGGAAGAAAGCGGACTGGATATCGTTTCCAGACCTGAAATTGATATCGTACAGGTAGAGAAGGGGAAGACCCTGATCTATACAGCGACTGTTGCTGTTAAGCCGGAAGTAACCCTGGGCGAGTATAAGGGAATTGAAGTGACTAAGGCATCTGCCGAAGTGACTGAGGAAGATATTGATGCTGAATTAAAGAAAGTTCAGGAGCAGAATTCCAGACTGATCACCGTTGAGGACAGAGCTGTTGAAGATGGCGATCAGACGGTTATCGATTTTGAAGGCTTTGTAGACGGAAAGGCATTTGAAGGCGGTAAGGGTGAGGACTATCCTCTTACCATTGGTTCCCACTCCTTTATCGATACCTTTGAAGAACAGCTGATCGGCAAGAGCATCGGCGAAGAGTGCGAAATCAACGTAACCTTCCCGAATGAATATCATGCAACAGATCTGGCAGGAAAGCCGGCTTTATTTAAGGTGACGGTAAAGGAAATCAAGAGGAAAGAACTTCCTGAGTTAAACGATGAGTTTGCAAGTGAAGTTTCCGAATTTGAGACATTAGAAGAGTACAAGAAAGACATCAGCGAAAAGGTTTCTTTAAACAAAGAGAAAGCAGCGGCAACAGAGAACGAAGACCGTGTGGTAGAAAAGGTCGTTGAAAATTCTGTCATGGACATTCCTGAGCCGATGATCGACAGCCAGGTTAACAACATGGTCAATGATTATGCAAGAAGAATGCAGAGCCAGGGCCTGTCTCTTGACCAGTATATGAAATTTACAGGTATGACACTCCAGTCCTTAAAAGAGCAGATGAAGCCTCAGGCTATTAAGAGAATCCAGACAAGACTGGTACTGGAAGCTGTTGTAAAGGCGGAGAACATCACTGCTTCTGACGAAGCGGTTGAGAAAGAGATCGCCAGCATGGCAGAAGCTTACAAGATGGAGGCCTCTCTGGTAAAAGAATCTCTTGGCGAGAGCGGTATCCAGCAGATGAAGGAAGATCTGGCAGTTCAGGAAGCGGTAGATTTTCTGGTTGCTGAAGCAAAATTAGTTTAA
- the clpP gene encoding ATP-dependent Clp endopeptidase proteolytic subunit ClpP, producing the protein MSLVPYVIESTSKGERSYDIYSRLLKERIIFLGEEVSDVSASLVVAQLLFLEAEDPNKDINLYINSPGGSVTAGMAIYDTMNYIKCDVSTVCMGMAASMGAFLLAGGAKGKRFALPNAEVMIHQPSGGAKGQATEIRIVAENILKIKKRLNEILSANTGQPYEVIERDTERDNYMNAEEAKAYGLIDDIIYSHDR; encoded by the coding sequence ATGAGTTTAGTACCTTATGTCATTGAATCAACCAGTAAGGGCGAACGTTCTTACGATATTTATTCCAGACTTCTCAAGGAGAGGATCATTTTCCTTGGGGAAGAGGTGTCTGATGTATCAGCAAGCCTTGTTGTGGCCCAGCTGTTATTTTTAGAGGCAGAAGATCCTAACAAGGATATTAACCTTTATATAAACAGTCCAGGCGGTTCTGTTACAGCAGGCATGGCAATTTATGATACCATGAATTACATTAAATGCGATGTATCCACTGTTTGTATGGGTATGGCAGCCAGCATGGGAGCATTTTTACTGGCAGGCGGAGCAAAGGGAAAACGGTTTGCCCTTCCTAATGCGGAAGTCATGATTCATCAGCCTTCCGGCGGAGCAAAGGGCCAGGCTACCGAAATCCGGATCGTAGCTGAGAATATACTGAAGATAAAGAAACGGTTAAATGAAATCCTTTCCGCAAACACGGGTCAGCCCTATGAGGTAATCGAAAGGGATACTGAGCGTGATAATTATATGAATGCGGAAGAGGCAAAAGCATATGGCTTGATTGATGATATCATCTACAGCCATGACCGATAA